The following proteins are encoded in a genomic region of Methylibium petroleiphilum PM1:
- a CDS encoding acyltransferase — MPCYAIDGVLPVVDPSAYVHPTAVLIGDVIVGAHCYIGPCACLRGDFGRIVIGPGANVQDNCVLHGFPDQATVVEKNGHIGHGAVLHGCVVRRDALVGMNAVVMDEAEVGAQAIVAACAFVPAGMQVPPRTLVAGTPARPKRLLSDAEIAWKLEGTQTYQDLARRSRDSLREVQPLTALDADRPRLQRLALRTLIATKRA; from the coding sequence ATGCCCTGCTACGCCATCGACGGGGTGCTGCCGGTTGTCGATCCGAGCGCCTACGTCCACCCCACGGCGGTGCTGATCGGAGACGTGATCGTCGGCGCGCACTGCTACATCGGCCCCTGCGCCTGCCTGCGCGGCGACTTCGGACGCATCGTCATCGGGCCGGGCGCCAATGTGCAGGACAACTGCGTGCTGCACGGCTTCCCGGACCAAGCGACCGTGGTCGAGAAGAACGGCCACATCGGCCACGGCGCGGTACTGCACGGCTGCGTGGTGCGGCGCGACGCGCTGGTGGGCATGAACGCGGTGGTGATGGACGAGGCCGAGGTCGGCGCGCAGGCCATCGTGGCGGCCTGCGCCTTCGTCCCGGCCGGCATGCAGGTGCCGCCGCGCACGCTGGTGGCCGGCACGCCGGCCCGGCCCAAGCGGCTGCTGAGCGACGCCGAGATCGCCTGGAAACTCGAAGGCACCCAGACCTACCAGGACCTCGCGCGGCGCAGCCGCGACTCGCTGCGCGAGGTGCAGCCGCTCACCGCGCTTGACGCCGACCGGCCGCGCCTGCAGAGACTGGCGCTGCGGACGCTGATCGCGACGAAGCGTGCCTGA
- a CDS encoding enoyl-CoA hydratase-related protein — MSDPTVLVAQTGSVRTLTLHRPAALNSFTTEMLGRLRGELDAAAGDAGVRCVVLTGAGRAFCAGQDLADPAVAVDPARGERKDLGAVIERWYRPLALRLRSMPVPVVAAVNGVAAGAGANLALNCDLVLAARSAVLIQAFTKIGLVPDTGGTWLLPRLAGRAKALGLALLGDKLPAAEAERLGLIWQCVDDEALRAEAQALADRLAAMPTRALAATREAIDAAQTLDFDTALQREQQLQRVQGHSNDYLEGVSAFLGKRAPRFTDR, encoded by the coding sequence ATGTCCGACCCCACGGTCCTCGTCGCGCAGACCGGCAGCGTGCGGACGCTGACGCTGCACCGTCCCGCCGCGCTGAACAGCTTCACCACCGAGATGCTCGGGCGCCTGCGCGGCGAGCTCGACGCGGCGGCCGGCGACGCCGGCGTGCGCTGCGTCGTGCTGACCGGGGCCGGCCGCGCCTTCTGCGCCGGCCAGGACCTGGCCGACCCGGCCGTCGCGGTCGATCCCGCGCGCGGCGAGCGCAAGGACCTGGGTGCCGTGATCGAGCGCTGGTACCGCCCGCTCGCGCTGCGCCTGCGCTCGATGCCGGTGCCGGTGGTGGCCGCGGTCAACGGCGTCGCGGCCGGCGCCGGCGCCAACCTGGCGCTGAACTGCGACCTCGTGCTGGCGGCGCGTTCGGCCGTGCTGATCCAGGCCTTCACGAAGATCGGCCTGGTGCCCGACACCGGCGGCACCTGGCTGCTGCCGCGACTGGCCGGCCGCGCGAAGGCGCTCGGCCTGGCGCTGCTGGGCGACAAGCTGCCGGCCGCCGAGGCCGAGCGGCTCGGCCTGATCTGGCAGTGCGTCGACGACGAAGCGCTGCGCGCCGAGGCCCAGGCGCTGGCCGACCGTCTGGCCGCGATGCCGACGCGCGCGCTGGCGGCCACGCGCGAGGCGATCGACGCCGCCCAGACGCTCGACTTCGACACCGCGCTGCAGCGCGAACAGCAGCTGCAGCGCGTGCAGGGTCATTCGAATGACTACCTCGAGGGCGTGAGCGCCTTCCTCGGCAAGCGCGCGCCGCGCTTCACCGACCGCTGA
- the paaI gene encoding hydroxyphenylacetyl-CoA thioesterase PaaI yields MTDEPASAQRLAEQVRDGLWAGDRASQALGMQVTEIGPGRAVLTMRVREDMLNGHGMCHGGLIATLADSAFAFACNAGNELTVASGFAIDFLAPGQLGDLLEARCTEVSRAGRTGVYDATVHNQRGECLAVFRGRSYAMRGKPAVASAGR; encoded by the coding sequence ATGACCGACGAACCCGCTTCCGCGCAGCGCCTCGCCGAGCAGGTGCGCGACGGCCTGTGGGCCGGCGACCGCGCCTCGCAGGCGTTGGGCATGCAGGTCACGGAGATCGGTCCGGGCCGCGCCGTGCTGACGATGCGGGTGCGCGAGGACATGCTCAACGGCCACGGCATGTGCCACGGCGGCCTCATCGCGACGCTGGCCGACTCCGCCTTCGCCTTCGCGTGCAATGCCGGCAACGAGCTGACCGTGGCCTCGGGCTTCGCGATCGACTTCCTCGCCCCCGGGCAGCTCGGCGACCTGCTGGAGGCGCGCTGCACCGAGGTGTCGCGCGCCGGCCGCACCGGCGTCTACGACGCGACCGTCCACAACCAGCGCGGCGAATGCCTCGCGGTGTTCCGCGGCCGCTCCTACGCGATGCGCGGGAAGCCCGCGGTGGCGTCCGCCGGCCGCTGA